From the genome of Ziziphus jujuba cultivar Dongzao chromosome 4, ASM3175591v1:
attattttatttttttgagtgtGTGAATCGACGTAGCTTCCATTGTGCATGATAGGACAGAGGGGAAGATACTAAATACCATGAAACACGACATTTGTCCAAGCAACGAATTGTTTTGAAATCAATATTGTAAATtgatttgaaataataataataataataataatccatggCTATGAAGTAGGTGGGCTTGTGGGCTCTAGACTACTAAAGTTCAAGTGATTTTGTGCGAGCACGATCTAACAAAGCATAGATTTTGTAATAACGTTTAAATGCTATATGGTATGCTATATGACGCCATATCCTATGCCTAGGTGAGCAAGATGCTAGTGCCCAAAGGTTGATTGGTACGATTTTGGGACAGAATGTAAAGCCTCATTTTAAATAGGAAAGGGCAATCTATGGTTTAAAAATCTCGCATTCACTATAAACTattttaatataacaaaaaaattaacttgATTAGCAATTTTAGACAAAATTCAATAAGATTGCTACATTTGGTACAAGAACCACGCCTGCGCTATAATAATTTGTATGAAGGAATGTAACCTCATCGACTATAAATCACTAAAGTATATCCGAATTTCATGGAAACGTAGAGAAATAAAAGCACATTGCATGGTATACACCGTTgtattagttctttttttttttttttttttttgggaaattaaaAAGGAGTCTCCTTGTAGTATCAAGACTTTCAAAGACAATAACAACGCTTGCCAAATCTTTGTTACTCCCTATGTGATGGTCGGTCAGCTTCTTTGCTTCATTATTCTAAGTTATCACCTTTGATAGTACTCTTGTTTGTTCTCACATTTCTATAGATGACCTGGACGAAGTGGTTGTTAAGAAAGTGCTTTTGGAGCTCAAAGAACCAGTCGATGCAAAGCGAGCTCTGGGTTTCTTCCACTGGTCAGCACACAGCAGATTCCAACAACATGGGCTTCAATCTTACTGCATTCTCATTCATATTCTGGTTCGAGCTGGATTGAATTTGGATGCCAGAGCTTTGCTTGAATCGATTGTGAAGAAAAATGATGGGAGCTCTTTCAGATTCTCAGTGGTTGATTCACTGATCAGTAGCTACAAGGTAACCGCTTCGAACCCATTTGTGTTTGATATGCTAGTACAGGTTTATGCCAAATTGCGAATGTTTGAGATTGGGTTTGATGTTTGCTGCTATTTGGATGAACATGGGTTTACATTGAATCTATCAAGTTTCAACATTTTGATTCATGTTGTTCAAAAATCTGAtcagtttgttttagtttggaaaatttatgaGCATATGATTACAAGAATATACCCAAATGAAGAAACAGTCAGAATCTTGATTAGTTTGTTGTGCAAGGAAGGGAAGTTGCACGAATGTGTGGACATTTTGGATAGAATCCATGGAAAGAGGTGCTCTTCTTCTGTGATTGTGAACACCAATTTGATTTTGAGAGTTTTCGAGGAAGGTAGAATTGAAGAAAGTATGGTGTTGTTGAAGAGAATGCTACGGAAGAACATGGTGTTGAACACCATAGCTTACTCCTTAATTGTTAATGCTAAGGTTAGGATTGGGAATTTAGGGTCAGCGTATGAGATGTTTGAAGAAATGCTTAAAGGAGGTTTTCAACCAAACCCTTTTGTTTATACCTTGTTTATAGGTATCCGTTGCAAAGAGGGAAGAATTGAAGAAGCAAATTGCATGATGCAGGAGATGGAAAAGATGGGTTTGGAGGCGTATGGCGATACTTACAATTTTCTTCTTGAGGGGAGTGCTAAAGCAGGAAGCTCAGAAGAAATGTTAATGAACTATGAGAAAATGATAAGGGGCATATGATTCCTAGTTGTTCAGCTTTCAATGAGATGGTTGGAAAGCTTTGTGAAAATGGAGATGTGGAAGAAGCCAATGCAAGATTAACAGCATTGTTAGAGAAGGGGTTCTTAGCCGATGAAATCACATACACTCATCTCATTGATGGCTATGGAAAGAAAGGTGAAATAAAAGTTCTCAAAACTCTACTATGAAATGGAATACAAATCAATATCTCCTGGATTGCCCAGTTTTCAATCACTGATAAAGGAGAAAATCTTCAGTGCATCGGTGGTACCAGCTCAGCTGATACCACTCCAAATAATTTGCTGACATGTGGATGATTTCCACGTTGGATAGTCTTGCCACAAAAACTCGTTAACGCTATTGAGCACCGTTTCTATTTTGTGCCTGCCTTCTCCGCCTCCTGCATTGAAGCTGCTGCATCCTCTGTGCTGTGGAACAAGCTGCTgcctaattatattatatatatgcatacatatatataatatatatatagatatatattcattattttattataaatttttttttttaatttttgggtaaATAGCTGCCTCCCCATTATCaagaaagggggaaaaaaaaaaaaagagtaaaaatcaGTGGACAATTGGCTATGGATccagttagattttttttttttcccctaatttATCTGTAAACTCCAttaaagctgaaaaaaaaaatatttttacggTAAGTAATTGTCTCTCGTTAACAACTAAGATTTACAATATTCAAAAACTTAAGGAGGTAAAATAGAGTTGAAACCAAATCCGTCGGAACtggagtaattttttttttgtggtgccAAAAATGACTACGCCtggaaatcattttttttttttttttaagaggtgTTCCATTGGATCTTATGTACGAAAAGAGGGCATTTCTTTAATTAGTGATGTATTGAAGAAGGAATGGTGGGAAGCGATTGTTCTTGAATCCATGAACATTCACTATTTCAGAGAAAGATCATGAGAAGGTGGGTGTTGAACTAGCTTCAGAGGCAATAGATGTACTCATAAATTTCATAGTGCCCACCGAATTCATTTTTGATGTactctaattattttttaccactttatttcattttatttctttcctttccttttatcaCAGAGGATGCAGCAGCTTCAATGGAGGAGGCGGAGAAGCCAAGGCACAAAAAAGAAACGGTGCTCAACGGCGTTAATGAGTTTTTGTGGGGAATGCTGTCGACGTGGAAATCATCCATATTTCATTAAATGAAAGAGAGAAGTATTGAGTTTTGAATACTTGGCTTATGACATGGCCTTTTTTTAACACATGTCAGCAAATCATTTGGAGTGGTATCAGTCGAGCTGGTACCACCGATGCACAGAAGTTTTCTCCTGATAAAGAGCCTCTGTCAGTGTGGGAAGCTGGAAGAAGCAGAGAAATATTTGGGTATTATGAAAGATCGTTCACTAGTTCCAAGTGAATGTTTTTACGAGACACTGATTGCTGGCTACATTGCAAAGGGCAATAGGGAGAGGGAACATTTTCTTTACAACGAGATGGTTTCTAAAGGGCTGAGGCCTAattgttcttattttttttatgatggtTAACAAGACCTGGATGGCTAGTTGCTCTGCtgaagcaaaattttttttttatggatgtaCAGGTGAATCTAATTTAGTACTTGATCAAAATttatagggggaaaaaaaaaaaaaaaaaaaaaaaagaaaggtagaTTGGAAGATGTGCAATCTTTTCTTGTTAACGTAAAACCAACAGATGGATATAATAAAAGTTTAAGCTCAGATATCACAAGCAGCtgatgttgtggttctctgaccactttagagaagaaatatgagaagaaaataaaagaattctattaatctcttaaaaatagaatacaaaaataaaaacttctctcatggaggattctctcttggaacctctctcttcactctccaattctctctggaattgctcactcttctcttaagttctctctggaacttaaacaactctctctcttggagttttctcttgctctcttggcttggttttcatgcaaaggtaaggagcctatttataggcttacaaggccacacttttcaacatcttagcccacaattgttgatcaacaatggtggctgtcaacaatggtggctgtggttggtgcggctgtggttggtgaggttggttggtgcggctggacttcacaattctccccctccagccgcatttaaaactgatggtcatctgccatctattccagctatgtctctgcatagcttcagcttctcttgagcaacaacttttgttagcatatctgctggattctcttttgtgtgaatcttcaacagtttcagcaactgttgacctattacttcgcgtatccaatgatagcgaatgtcaatgtgctttgtacgggaatgatacattgagtttttgctcaaatccatggcactttggttatcacaatgtatcttgtagtcttcttgcttgatgcccaattctgtgagaaaacgctttaaccacaacatttccttacccgcttccgctgcggcaatgtactctgcttcagtagtggataaagcaacacacttctgcaatcttgactgccatgacacagctccccctgcaaaagtgtagagataacctgatgtagactttctattatcagggtctccggccatatctgcatctgtatagccttctaagattggatcaccttccccgtagcacaagcacagcttcgatgtacctttaagatacctgagaatccatttgactgcttcccagtgtttctttccaggatttgaaagaaatctgctcacaacacctactgcatgagcaatgtctggtctggtacacaccattgcatacatcagacttcctaccgctgaagaatatggtactgaagccatctcctctatctcttctttggatgaggggcacaatctcttactcaacttaaaatgatttgcaagtggaatgctgaccggtttggctttatccatgttgaatctctttatcacccgttcaacatacttctcttgagatagccataaccttctattcttcctgtctcggattatttgcattcccaaaatttgttgagctggtcctaagtctttcatatcaaaagacttagacaattctttcttcagcttactaatcttcattgcatcttgtccaacgatcaacatgtcgtccacatatagcaaaagtgcaatgaagtttctacctgaaaatttttgaatataaacacactggtctgctgcagtccttttataaccttgactcaccataaatgagtcaaacttcttataccattgtcttggtgcttgcttgaggccatacaagctcttctttagcttgcatacgaggttttctttccctgaaacctcaaatccttctggctgctccatgtagatttcttcatgtaaatcaccgtgaagaaatgctgtcttcacatccatctgctcaagctctaggtttagacttgctactaaaccaaaaatgactcgaattgaagtcatttttaccactggtgaaaaaatctcatcaaagtcaattcctttcttctgaagaaatcctttgaccaccattcgggctttgtgtttcaccacctttccgctgccatctttcttgagcttgaacacccatttattctttagtgccttctttcctgttggaagcttaaccaactcataagtatgatttttctgcaaggattccatctcatcttgcattgcttgcagccacttttccttctcttgaagagaaacagcttcctggaaactctctggctccccttcttcagtaagcagaatatactcagattctggaaatctctttgatggaattcggcctcgctcagatctccgaacttgtaaaccactggtttcaggaggtgtaccatcatctgaccgctgtgatggccctgcagctgcttgagaggattgagtctccccctgctcattatccccttcttcctcctggtctgcttctggtatatcttcatgcacctcattatcctctgtggctatttgtgctggtgctggattaggacaaaaattctcggcactagaactataattaggagacattctgggcttttcaatgtcttccattttctggttttcttggaatactacatccctgcttctaataaccttcttggttttcgggtcccataacctgtatccaaattcttcgtctccatatcctataaagatgcatggagtagatcttgcatcgagcttctgtctgagctccttggatacatgtacataagctatacaaccaaacactcttaaatgagagtaggagggaatcttacccgaccacactttctccggaatttcaaaattcaacggtactgacggtgatctgttgattaagtaacaggcggcacgaacagcttctccccagaatggctttggcagcttagccatactgagcatacttctgaccttttccataatggttcggttcattctttctgctattccattatgttgtggggtgcgagggaccgtcttctcatgtcgaatgccgtgtcttctgcagtaggcatcgaactccttggaagtatattcgcctccattatctgagcggagacatttcagcttctttcctgtttcacgctctaccatggtatgaaacagtttgaagtaatccagtacctggtcctttgtcttcaagaaatatacccacaccttccgtgaagcatcatcaatgaaggtcaggaaatacttgttgccacctaatgattccacctccatgggaccacaaacatcagagtgcaccagactaagcaactctgattttctcgatgcagagaaactgaaggagactctatgttgcttaccaaacaagcagtgattacaaggatctagcgcagcatccttgcaaacagtgataagcttcttccttgccaaagtggtcaatcctttttcactcatgtgaccgagtctctggtgccacagattttgagacgcctctccttctgcaatattgaggctgtctgcacatatcttcacatgagtcttgtacaacgttccacaaatatgtcctcgggcaacaactatggcacctttcgtcattttccatgtgcctttgctgaagtagttgtcatagccttgcttgtctaaagctactcccgaaagtagattaagccgaagatctggaacatgacggacatccttcaaagtgattgtacaaccaacattcgtttttatctgaatatcaccagttcccataatctttgcgaaactggaatttcccatctttactgtaccaaagtctcctgctttgtacgttttaaagaaatctctgtgtggagtgacatggtaggatgctgcagtatcgactacccactcaacatcttgggttgatatatgaaggcatgtctcttcttcggtggagcagagcgccacttctcctgtacaagtgactagtgtctctccatccttcttcggctgattaccttggagtctctgctctctcaacaactttctgcagttcttcttcatgtgaccctccaggccacaatgatagcacttatacgatgattttctaccatctgtagatctgcctctgctcttgctcctgcctctccccctatctcgaccacctctttgctgtcttcctctctctgtgacgagggcatgtgactgatccatgccaatgtcctttctcctggcctcttcattaaatagggcatccttaaccatagacagagtaagtttgccattcggggccgaattgctgagagagactaccaatgtctcccaactgtctggaagagagcttagaagtaggagggcctgatcctcatcccctagttggtaatccacagcagatagttgatttaccaagctctggaactcactggtatgctcggctacagaagttccactctgtaatgttagatgtaccaatcgcttaagcaacagggctttgttccgagcagtcttggcctggtacatgtcctccaattttgtccagagggcatatgcatccgtttccttcgctacatgatggaagacactgtggtcgatccattgcctgatctgaccgatcgttttcttgtttaatttcttccattctgctactttgctgggatcggggttttcgcctttagcttctataggatcaaacagatccttacaattgaggagatcttccatccgaggtctccaaagtgtataatttgtggcagtgagcttaaccatagctcccgaagatgattcttccattgacattatggcttgaccaaaactggagctgaatttggcaaaacggagttaaccgttgcgtccggaacggccgaaaatggtggacttgactcttccggggtcaaaatataattaccagaaattttggggcaaaaatgtaatttcacaaaatttctgggtcaacctgcaaatacagaaactataggggtcaatctgtaatttctaatagttcaggggctgcaccgtaatttcagaaaactacaggggtcactctataatttccaataattcaggggctgttccgcaatttccgaaacttcaggggctgttccgcaatttcagaaaatattgctgacgtggcagatggtgctgacgtggcaccacgtggcggatgacgtggctgacgacgtgtcggctggcgtggcagatgacgtggcagggttcgctgacgtggctgctgacgtggctgctgacgtggtcgtcttcaacctccagacggcgcgtgcgcgcgtgaacagttgcagaaaaagttcagtcggcgcgtgcgggcgcgtgggacgtccgttttctctccggcgaacttcgttgttctcctctcgtcgggtactttcacctgggattgtcaaattaattatttgagcaactttccaAAACACCACcttgaagaacagtagctttgtttcttcaaattttggacccaagctctcgacctggagctctgataccacttgttgtggttctctgaccactttagagaagaaatatgagaagaaaataaaagaattctattaatctcttaaaaatagaatacaaaaataaaaacttctctcatggaggattctctcttggaacctctctcttcactctccaattctctctggaattgctcactcttctcttaagttctctctggaacttaaacaactctctctcttggagttttctcttgctctcttggcttggttttcatgcaaaggtaaggagcctatttataggcttacaaggccacacttttcaacatcttagcccacaattgttgatcaacaatggtggctgtcaacaatggtggctgtggttggtgcggctgtggttggtgaggttggttggtgcggctggacttcacagctGATACCTATtcttaaaaacaaaatgttatAATGTCTGAGCTAATTATCTCCGCCTATGCTGAACGTGAGAGGAACAAACTAATGGAGGAGTAAGGACCATATTGCTTTGAAGTTTTACCTACTGTAGTATATTCAAGAACTGAAAGCCCGATGTTTGgcgaggaaaaaataaaaaaaagtcctaAAACAGTTAAGCTGACTGATAGAGTAAGAATGCTTAATCATCTACGAAAAGCTATACATCTTTTCCGTCTTACATAAAACTGTAAAGCTCCATGCTTCTTATAATCAgaattggtttaaaaaaaatttgagggcaaagattaaaaagaaagatCAACGAATGCTCGATGAGGCACAAAACATTACAAATTTTTGTTCGCTAAAAGATTTATGTTTAAAACTATCATCTTTATTGGGTAATCAGTCATCAGAATGGATTATGAAgtcttataatccataccacaTGTTATACTGACGAAAAAATTTCCATATCTTTCATCTCATGTTCGAATGCATCAGACTAAGCATGAGAGTCTATAGCAAACAGAAATCAATCTCTCCACCTATGTCCACAGTTTGGATTGCAGCAAACAAAGAACAGTGTCATCCCCTCCTCACCTCTAGCGGTGGCCTGCAGATATTCAAAACACATGCAAAAAATTATAGCATAATCTAGAATAGAGACAAACCACCGAAAGTAGTGAAAATCAAAGTGCATTTGCAtgcactaaaaaaaaataataataaaaaaaataaaaagagaaaagtaTTCAACAATGCTCTGTCCAGTGTCCTAGCAGGTTTGCAAAAACTGCACATTAAGAAAATCCATATACAAGATCGAAGACTGAAAATGCAAACCCATACGTagagtatatattttatatgttgctTCTGTTACCTCTTTCCCGTGCAAACAGGAAAAGACAGAGAAGATTATAGTAACCAAGTGAGAAGAAGTTAAAACCTGAAAGAAGACAGCTTCTCCGTGGTTGCACAGAGCACACCGAGAGGCTTTAGTTCGAGGAAGAGTTGGATCTCCAGCTACATCATGCAATACTTGAGTTCGCTCTCCGACTGAGTGATGTATCTCATTTCTGTACACACAGTTGTTATCAGCAACCTCCTGCAAAAGGTTTGGCGGACAATCAAACAAAAGGGGAAGAGAAACTAGACTTCATTATGTAAAAAGCTGAATGATGCAGCAGTAGAAAATCATTTGGGCCATTACATAAAATGTTTCATCATTAATCAGCTAAATTTTCAATTGATGAAAAACCACAATACTTAGACAAgataaatataagataaataatgaTGGAAAAGAGACATTATTACCGTTGTTGGACTTTGCCTTGAGACATTAATTTGTGTGATGAATACATCAAAGCCTtaaaattttacctttttttttttttttttttttttttttttggtttaagatGGCTTTACTAGTTTCAATACATCAAATCATGAAACATCTAAATGGATCAATACATCAACTCCTAATCTCCCAAAATTTGGCGAGCAAAGTTTTTGCAATCTAATTGAACGAAAATCCAATTAAAGAAAACTATTCCTAACAATGGTGATAACTCACTCATAAATAGATTAATAACCAATAAACATCAATAatgtttttctcaattttttgccCATTTGTAGATATTATGCTTTAAGCCATGTGTCATGACAATCCCTCTTTAACacataacaaaatcaaaattacaaaacaacttaattaagaaaaattattgtctttatatatatatatatatatataaagaaaaatctccgaaaatttattttaaaaaaaaaaaaaaaaaaaaaaaaaaaaaaaaaaagcttaaatgGGTATATCATAAAACTAATTGTACAAAAAAGAGCAAAAACAAAGACCTGGTGGTCGCAGTTGCGGCAAGCATAGAGGAGAATCTTACGTTCCTTGTCCTCCTTGGGATACAGAATGTTGTTACTgcaaatttacaaatttattaattcattCATATGTCGATTTCCAAAACCATTATAacagatttttaaaatataaaaaaattgaaaacacaaGAACGAAAATATTAATGCAATAAACGTATACACAGACCATTCGCGGCAAAATTTCATGGTACTCATTTTGGGAACTGGGAAATTAGAGGTTTGACAATTGGCAATTAGCAATTGAGGTTTTAACTTTTTCAACTTTCTATGGCTTTCCCTCCAATAATGACTGGGCTCTAAGATGAGAATAATTGAGGATAAGCAGactcaattatataaaattgttgaattaaatgtatttgatgtgatatataatt
Proteins encoded in this window:
- the LOC107416312 gene encoding DNA-directed RNA polymerases II, IV and V subunit 9A: VQKLCRWDEINSNNILYPKEDKERKILLYACRNCDHQEVADNNCVYRNEIHHSVGERTQVLHDVAGDPTLPRTKASRCALCNHGEAVFFQATARGEEGMTLFFVCCNPNCGHRWRD